From Deltaproteobacteria bacterium, one genomic window encodes:
- a CDS encoding pitrilysin family protein, with protein sequence MFKGTKELGPEEFSRMIQANGGTSNAFTTTDNTSYYEKLPADRLELAVRLEVDRLQNLQITPESLEPEREVVRSERKLRSVNTPFGLLIEQLYALAYEKHPYRWPVIGWDHDLKNLTLEDCLEYYRTYYAPNNAVVVIVGDVSADEALKTVDRFYGPLPSPPHPRQVITPEKAQRGEKRAIFKKFSQVAAFFAAFHIPAISHPDLFPLQILCAALSTGRSSRFFEKLEKPGKAVEAQADMGFPPFFSMDPGLLQIYAIASPLVSLATLEQEIWEEVEDLRQKPLSREELSKVKKQVRSYFLRNLQTFFFQGLLAGLYQVRAGDFHLLYTILPGYESVTAEDVLRVAQKYLRPENRTVVLLQPVDQREHEDLGELE encoded by the coding sequence GATGTTCAAAGGAACCAAAGAATTGGGCCCGGAAGAGTTCTCCCGGATGATCCAGGCCAATGGCGGGACCTCCAATGCCTTCACCACGACAGATAATACCTCCTACTACGAAAAACTTCCGGCCGACCGGCTGGAGTTAGCGGTACGTTTGGAGGTGGACCGATTACAGAATTTACAGATCACACCGGAAAGTCTCGAGCCCGAGCGGGAAGTGGTCCGCAGCGAGCGCAAGCTTCGCTCGGTGAATACCCCTTTTGGATTGCTCATCGAACAGCTTTATGCCCTGGCTTACGAAAAACATCCGTACCGTTGGCCGGTCATTGGCTGGGATCATGATCTGAAAAACCTGACCTTGGAAGATTGCCTGGAATACTACCGGACTTATTATGCCCCCAACAATGCCGTCGTTGTTATTGTAGGAGATGTCTCAGCCGACGAAGCTTTGAAAACGGTTGATAGGTTTTACGGGCCTTTACCCTCTCCGCCCCATCCCCGCCAGGTCATAACTCCGGAGAAAGCCCAGCGGGGGGAAAAACGCGCGATCTTTAAGAAATTTTCCCAGGTGGCTGCCTTTTTTGCGGCCTTCCATATCCCGGCGATTTCCCATCCCGATCTTTTCCCCCTGCAAATTCTCTGTGCCGCTCTATCCACTGGCCGCTCTTCCCGTTTTTTTGAAAAGCTGGAGAAACCCGGAAAGGCCGTGGAAGCTCAAGCCGATATGGGGTTTCCTCCCTTCTTCTCCATGGATCCTGGCCTTTTGCAAATTTACGCCATTGCCTCCCCGTTGGTTTCCTTAGCAACCCTGGAGCAGGAAATCTGGGAAGAGGTGGAGGATCTTCGCCAGAAGCCTCTTTCCCGGGAAGAGTTGTCCAAGGTAAAGAAACAGGTGCGTTCCTATTTTCTCCGCAACCTGCAAACTTTTTTCTTCCAAGGACTGCTGGCCGGACTCTACCAAGTGCGCGCGGGGGATTTTCATCTTCTCTATACAATCCTTCCCGGTTATGAATCCGTAACCGCAGAGGATGTCCTGCGGGTGGCACAAAAATACCTTCGCCCCGAAAACCGTACCGTCGTTCTGCTCCAACCCGTGGACCAACGCGAACATGAAGACCTGGGGGAATTGGAATGA